The sequence below is a genomic window from Streptomyces sp. B21-105.
GGCCACCACGAGCTGGACGTAGTCGTCGTACAGCCGGGCCACCCCGCGCAGCCGGGCGGCAGGGCCGGGATGCTGCGCCTGGTACGTCTGCACCGCGTCGGCCGCGGCGATGGCGAAGTCCGCCTCGCCCGCCGCCACGCGCGCGACGTTCTCCGGCGACCCGTTGCTGGCCGACAGTTTCACGTCCAGGTCGGGCATGTCCTTGGCGAGCGCGGTGCGCAGCTGGCTGCCGTACGCGTAGTAGACACCGCTCGTCGTGCCCGTGTTGAGGGTGATCGAACCGCTCGGCGGCTCCTCGCCCAGCGGCAGCAGCCACCACAGCAGCAGCCCGAGGACGACGACACCGGCGGCCGTGCCCTGTAGGGCGCGGGCACGGCTCTTGCCGATTCGGGGGAACGACGGGGACATGGGCGCGATCCTGCCAGCCGTCACGCGGTGCTGGCCAGGGCGGGGCGCACCGGGCCGACGGGAAAGGCGGACGGGAGGGACGAGAAGGGCAGAAAGGGTAGAAGGGGCGAACGGGATGGGAAGGGTGGCAGGGGCGGACGGGACGGGAGGGAGGGGTGAGCGCGGGTGTCGGTGGCCGTCGATACAGTCGGGGCATGAGTTCCTCGCCTGCCGACCTGGTCCGTGAGTTCCACCGTGCCTTCGGGCTCGACGCCCGCAGTACGCCCACGCAGGTGTCTCCCGCGTTGGCCGCCCACCGCGGGGAACTGCTCGCCGAGGAGGCCGCGGAGGTAGCCGAGGTGTCCGTCAGCGGGCCCCTGGACCGGCTGGCGCACGAGCTGGCCGACGTCGTGTACGTCGCGTACGGCACGGCCCTCGTGCACGGGATCGACCTCGACGCGGTGCTCGCCGAGATCCACCGGTCGAACATGACCAAGCGGGGCCCGGACGGCCGGATCGCCCGCCGCCCCGACGGCAAGGTCCTCAAGGGCGACCACTACGAGGTCCCGGACGTGTCCGAGGTCCTGCGCCGCCAGGGGTGGACCGGCAGCGCCGACGGCAGCGGCAGCGGCACAAGCAACGGGGCGTGAGGCGGCCGGGGGCGGGCGGTCGGGCCGGGAACAGGGTGATGCCGTGTCGGCCCGGCATCACCGCGTACCCCGCCGCCGCGTCCCCGCCCCAGCCTCCGCCTCCGCCTCAGTCACCCACCCGGGTCTGGGGGCGTGGCTCGGGCTGTGACGTCGGTGTGCTGTCGGCGCGGGGTTGCCCGCGCCGGGACCAGCGGGCCGCCAGGGGTTCCGTGTAGCGGGCGGTGAGGGGGCCCACGATGACCAGGATCAGGACGTACGCCGTCGCCAGCGGGCCGAGCGACGGCTCGATTCCCGCCGTGACCGCCAGTCCCGCGATGACGATCGAGAACTCCCCGCGCGCCACCAGCGCACCGCCGGCCCGCCAGCGTCCCCTGACCGGGATCCCGGCGCGGCGCGCCGCCCAGTACCCGGTGGCGATCTTCGTGGCGGCCGTGACGACCGCCAGGGCGAGGGCCGGAGCGAGAACGGGAGGGATGCTCGCGGGATCGGTGTGCAGGCCGAAGAAGACGAAGAAGACGGCGGCGAACAGGTCCCGCAGCGGGCTGAGCAGGGTGTGCGCGCCCTCGGCGACCTCCCCGGAGAGCGCGATGCCCACCAGGAACGCCCCCACCGCCGCGGACACCTGCAACTGCTGCGCCACGCCGGCGACCAGGATCGTCAGCCCCAGCACCACCAGGAGCAGCTTCTCCGGGTCGTCGCTCGACACGAAACGGGAGATGACCCGGCCGTAGCGCACCGCGGCGAAGAGCACGAGGCCCGCGACGCCCAGTGCGATCGCCAGGGTGACGCTGCCGGCCGCCAGCCCCGCCCCGGCCACCAGGGCGGTGACGATGGGCAGGTAGACGGCCATCGCCAGGTCCTCCAGGACCAGCACGCTGAGGATCACCGGCGTCTCTCGGTTGCCGACCCGGCCCAGGTCGCCGAGTACCTTGGCGATGACCCCGGACGACGAGATCCAGGTGACGCCCGCCAGCACCACGGCGGCCACCGGCCCCCAGCCCAGCAGCAGCGCGACGGCGGCGCCCGGCACGGCGTTGAGGGCGCAGTCGACGAGGCCGGGGCGCTGTCGGCCCAGGAGCGTGAGCGTCACCGTGTCGCCCGGGAGCTGCACGACGAGGTGGGCCAGACCCTGACCGCCGTACTGCTCCAGCTCAAGCGCGTCGCCGACCGGGCCCCGGGGGAACTGCGGGAGGAACTGGGTCAGGCACAGGAGGCCACCCGGGCCGGTCTCGACGAGATCCGCCGCATCGCCCGCCGACTGCGCCCCGGCGTCCTCGACGAGCTCGGCCTGCTCAGCGGGCTGCGCTCACTCGCCGGCGAGTTCACGACGCACGGACTGACGGTGCGCCACGATCTGCGCCCGGGCCTGCCCCCACTGACCGAGGAGACGGAGCTGGTGCTCTACCGCGTGGCGCAGGAAGCCCTCACCAACACCGCACGGCACGCCGGGGCCGACCGCGCCGAACTCCGCCTGTGCCCGGTTCCCGGCGGCGTCGAGCTCCTGGTGCGGGACAACGGCACGGGTCTGGGCGCGGCGGCCGGTGAGGGCGCCGGAATCCGCGGGATGCGCGAACGGGCCCTGCTGATCGGCGCGCACCTCACCATCTCGTCGCCGGCACACGGGACCGGCGGTGGGACGGTCGTACGGCTGCGGGCGGCGGCGGACAACGACCGGGGCGAATCCGTCGGTCGCACCGGAACCGTCGATCCAGCCGCGCTCGTCCACCGGGCGGAGCCGGCACGTCCGGCAGTCTCGGCCCGCCGCACGGACTCGCCGGTCTCTCGGGGAGGCCGCCGGTGACGGACGGCACCCCAGCGACGCCCCCACCCACAACCCCACCGACGCCGCCGCCGACGACTCCACCGAAGACCCCGACGGCCGGATCAGGTGCACCCGGCGCAGGCGTGCCGCCCACGCGCGTGCTGCTGGCCGACGATCACACCCTCGTGCGCAGGGGAGTGCGGCTCATCCTGGACGGTGAGCCCGATCTCACGGTGGTCGCCGAGGCGGGCGACGGGGCGGAAGCGGTCGAGCGGGCCCGCGCGGGCGACGTCGATCTGGCCGTCCTCGACGTGGCCATGCCCCGGATGACCGGCCTGCAGGCGGCCCGTGAACTCTCCCGGCGCCTCCCGGACCTGCCCATCCTCATCCTCACGATGTACGACAACGAGCAGTACTTCTTCGAGGCCCTCAAGGCGGGCGCCGGCGGGTACGTCCTCAAGTCGGTCGCCGACCGGGACCTGGTCGAGGCGTGCCGGGCGGTCGTGCGCGACGAGCCGTTCATCTACCCGGGCGCGGAACGGGCCCTCGTCCGCTCCTACCTGGACCGGCTGCACCGCGGCGACGACGTGGGCGGCCTGCCCGAGCGGCCCATCACCGAGCGCGAGGAGGAGATCCTGAAGCTCGTGGCCGAGGGGCACACCTCCCGGGAGATCGGCGCCCTGCTGTTCATCAGCGCCAAGACGGTCGAACGGCACCGTGCCAACCTTTTGCAGAAGCTCGGCATGCGCGACCGGTTGGAGCTGACCCGCTATGCGATCCGCGCCGGGCTCATCGACCCCTGAGGCGTCGCTGATCGTCCCCGCGCCTCACGGGGACGGGCGTTCTCCGCGACCGCCTACCCTTGACGCATGACCAGCAGCAGTGACCGGAGCCTCGCCGTGGACGCGCCCGCACCCAAGAGCTACGAAATCCGCACTTACGGGTGCCAGATGAACGTCCATGACTCCGAGCGATTGTCCGGACTGCTCGAAGAGGCCGGGTACGTGCGCGCCCCCGACGGGTCGGACGGCGACGCCGACGTCGTCGTCTTCAACACCTGCGCGGTGCGAGAGAACGCCGACAACCGGCTCTACGGCAACCTCGGCCGGCTCGCGCCGCGCAAGGCGAGCCGGCCCGGCATGCAGATCGCGGTCGGCGGCTGCCTGGCGCAGAAGGACCGCGACACCATCGTCAAGAAGGCGCCCTGGGTGGACGTCGTCTTCGGCACGCACAACATCGGCAAACTCCCGGTGCTGCTGGAACGCGCGCGCGTGCAGGAAGAGGCGCAGGTCGAGATCGCCGAGTCGCTCGAGGCCTTCCCCTCCACACTGCCCACCCGGCGCGAGAGCGCCTACGCGGCCTGGGTGTCCATCTCCGTCGGCTGCAACAACACCTGCACCTTCTGCATCGTCCCGGCGTTGCGCGGCAAGGAGAAGGACCGGCGCACCGGCGACATCCTGGCCGAGATCGAGGCGCTGGTCGGCGAGGGCGTCAGCGAGATCACCCTGCTCGGCCAGAACGTCAACGCCTACGGCTCCGACATCGGCGACCGCGAGGCCTTCAGCAAGCTGCTGCGCGCGTGCGGCACGGTCGAGGGCCTGGAGCGCGTCCGCTTCACCTCCCCGCACCCGCGCGACTTCACCGACGACGTCATCGCCGCCATGGCCGAGACGCCCAACGTGATGCCGCAGCTGCACATGCCGCTGCAGTCCGGCTCGGACACGGTCCTGAAGGCGATGCGACGCTCGTACCGGCAGGAGCGCTACCTCGGGATCATCGAGAAGGTGCGCGCCTCGATTCCGCACGCCGCGATCACCACCGACATCATCGTGGGCTTCCCCGGCGAGACCGAGGAGGACTTCGAGCAGACGCTTCACGCGGTGCGCGAGGCACGGTTCGCACAGGCGTTCACCTTCCAGTACTCCAAGCGCCCCGGCACGCCGGCCGCGACGATGGAGGACCAGATCCCCAAGGAGGTCGTGCAGGCGCGGTACGAGCGTCTCGTGGCACTCCAGGAGGAGATCTCCTGGGAGGAGAACAAGAAGCAGGTGGGCCGCACCCTGGAGTTGATGGTCGCCGAGGGCGAGGGCCGCAAGGACGGCGCCACCCACCGCCTCTCCGGCCGCGCCCCCGACAACCGCCTGGTCCACTTCACCAAGCCGGAGCAGGAGGTACGCCCCGGCGACGTCGTGACCGTGGAGATCACCTACGCCGCCCCGCACCACCTCCTCGCCGAGGGTGCAGTCCTGGAGGTGCGCCGCACACGCGCGGGGGACGCCTGGGAGAAGCGCACGGCCGAGAAGGCGGCGAAGCCGGCGGGCGTGATGCTGGGTCTGCCGAAGGTCGGCGCCCCGGATCCGGTGCCGACGGCCGTGGCGAGCGGCTGCGGCTGCGACTGACGGCCTGACGGGAGCGACGGACACGAGCGACGGGACACGAGCGACTCACACGAGCGGGCGGCAACGGTCCGGTCGAGGACCGGCACCGGGTCGTGCCACAGCGTTACCCTGCTGATCATGCTTGTCGCCGCCGCAGTCTGCCCCTGCCCGCCGCTCCTCGTGCCCGAGGTCGCCGCGGGCGCCGCGCCCGAGCTGGACCCCGTGCGCACCGCCTGCTCCGACGCGCTGGCCGTGCTGGCGGCCGCCCGGGCGGACCGGCTCGTCGTCGTCGGGCCCGCCGAGCAGTCGGGACGCGGTCCGCACCCCGAGGGCGCCCGGGGTTCGTTCCGGGGCTTCGGAGTGGATCTCGACGTCCGGCTGGGTCGCGGCGGCGCGGACACGCCCGCCGGACGTGAGCTGCCGCCGTCCCTCGCCGTGGCGGCCTGGCTGCTCGAGTGGGCCGGCTGGTCGGGCGCCCCGTGGAGGGCCTCGGCGTGGGCGAACCGCTCGCAGCCGAGCGGTGCGTCGAGGCCGGCCGGCAGATCGGCGGCGCGGCGGGGCGGATCGCGCTGCTGGTGATGGGCGACGGCAGCGCGTGCCGGACGCTGAAAGCCCCGGGCTACCTCGACGAGCGCGCGGCGCCGTTCGACGCGGCGGTCGCCCGTGCCCTCGGCACGGCGGACGTCGAGGCCCTCAAGGCGCTGGACACGGAGCTGGCCCACGAGCTCAAGGCGGCGGGCCGGGCGCCCTGGCAGGTGCTGGCGGGCGCCGCCGAGGGCACGGAGCCGGCCGGGGCCCTGCTGTACGAAGACGCGCCGTACGGCGTGGGGTACGTGGTCGCGACCTGGTCGTAGCCGCGCGTCCATGACGTCCGGCACTGCACGACGTCCGCCACCTGGTCGCAGCCGCGTCTCCACGACGTCGCGTCACTGACGGCCGACGGCAGGCGCGAGACGTCCCGCCACGGACGGCGGACGGCCGCGAGGCTGTTCGCCACGCGGCCGTCCGCAGCTCGCCGGTTCGGCGCAGGTGTTGCTCAGGAGGCCGGCGGGGGCGTGTTCGGCGGCGTGAAGGTGTCGCCGCCCCCTGCGGAGCCGTCTTTGTGCGCGAGCCGGTCCATGGCTCCCTTGGCCTTGCCGGTGCCCGTGTGGATCCTGTCGCTGTACTTGCCCTTGGTCTTCTCGTCGACGACGTGCGCGGCCTTGTCGATGCCGTGCTGGATCTTGTCCCCGTGCTGGTGCGCGAGGTCCGAGACCTTGCCTTTGGCCGGGGTGAGCTTGGCCTTCAAACTGTCCAAGAGACGCATGGGTCACCTTCCTCGCGGGTTCCTCACGTGCGGGCGCCGTCGTCCGCCGCGCTGTCGGCGGCCTCCTCGGCGGACTGCTGCCGGGGGATCCCGACGCCTTCGCCGGCGGCCGTTTCCGTCTCACTCTCCGGTTCCGGTTCCGGCTCCGTCTTCGACTCTGTCGCCGACTTCCTCTCGGTCCCGGCTCGGTCCCGGTCCCGGGCTCGGTCCCGGGCTCGGTCTCGGGCTCGGTTTCGGCGGCGGTGTCCTCGGCCCTGGCCTCGGCCTTGTCCTCTGCCTCGGTCCCGGCGAGCTCCTGTGTCGGGGAGACCTCGGCCGACTCCTCGACCTCGCCGACGGTCGCCGCCTCCTCCGCTGCGGCTCCTTCCGTCGCCGCCTCCTGCGAGGCCTTCGACCTTCCGAAAAGTCGCTCAAAAACGCCCATATCCACTCCATACGGTACTCGTGCGGGCGAAATCCCGCGTCGGCCGGTGCGTCCGTTCGCGCCACCGGAGGCCGCCGTTCCCGCCAGGGCGACGGGAATCCCGCAACGGGGAACGACGCCGCACCGGCCCCGTCACGTAACTCGTTCGAGGGCGGCCGTGGAGGTTTGCGAGACTGGTGCCGTGAGCAGCGCACCCCCCGCCCCCCGCGTCATCGCCGTCGTCGGACCGACTGCGGCCGGAAAGTCCGATCTGGGCGTCTTCCTGGCCCAGCGGCTCGGCGGCGAGGTCGTCAACGCCGACTCCATGCAGCTCTACCGAGGGATGGACATCGGGACCGCCAAACTGACGGCCGAGGAACGCGGCGGCGTCCCGCACCACCTCCTGGACGTCTGGGACGTCACGGTCACCGCCTCCGTCGCCGAGTACCAGCGGCTGGCGCGGGAGCGGATCGACGCCCTGCTCGCCGAGGGCAGGTGGCCGATTCTGGTCGGCGGCTCCGGCCTGTACGTCCGCGGCGCCGTCGACAACCTGGAGTTCCCCGGCACCGACCCCCAGGTCCGCTCCCGGCTCGAGGAGGAGCTCACGCTGCGCGGTTCGGGAGCCCTGCACGCCCGGCTGGCCGCGGCCGACCCGGAGGCCGCGCAGGCGATCCTGCCCGGCAACGGCCGCCGTATCGTCCGCGCGCTCGAGGTGATCGAGATCACCGGCAAGCCGTTCACCGCCAACCTGCCCGGACATGACTCCGTCTACGACACCGTCCAGATCGGCGTGGACGTGGCGCGCCCGGAACTCGACGAGCGCATCGCCCGCCGCGTAGACCGGATGTGGGACGCGGGGCTCGTGGAAGAGGTCCGCGCGCTGGAGGCCCGGGGTCTGCGGGAGGGCCGTACGGCCTCACGCGCACTCGGCTATCAGCAGGTCCTCACGGCCCTGAGCGGGGAGTGCACGCAGGACGAGGCGCGCGCGGAGACCGTCCGTGCCACCAAGCGCTTCGCGCGCCGTCAGGATTCGTGGTTCAGGCGCGATCCGCGGGTGCACTGGTTGAGTGGGGCCGCGGCTGATCTCGCGGAACTTCCGGAGTCCGCACTGGCGTTCGTGGAGCGACCGGTCACAGCCTGATCACGTCATGGCATCGGGACGCCCAGGCCGTCATCCAGGTCCCCCGCGCCGTGCCATCATCGAGCTTCGATCGACCAAGTGGAGTCCGAGTTGGGAGGGCGCGTGGCGATGGAGGCCGGCCCTCGCGACACCGCACACGGCACCGAACCCCTCACCACCGAGCGTGGTGAACCGGAGCCGGAGGAAGGCCGTCTGAGCCCCGACGGGCCGGACGAGGACGACACCCAGGGCGGCGTGACCGACGACGGTCCCGAGCCCGAGGAGATGTTCGCGAGAGGCCCCGAGGTCGAGGTCGAGCTGCGCCCGCAGCGACGGCTGCGGATCTGGCAGCTCGCGCCCATCGTGGCCCTGGCCGCCACCGGCTCCCTGATGTTCGCCTTCCCGCTCGCCTTCGACTTCGGCGACAGCGGCGCCATGATCGCCATGCTCGGGCTGCTGATCTGCTTCTGCGCGGCCGGATGGGGCATGACGGCCGCCCGCCGCGTCGGTTACACGTGGCCCGGGCTGCCCCCGCGCGGCTCCGGGCGCAGACCGGACTGGCGGGTCGCCCTCGCCTATGTCGTGATGGTCGCGGCAGTGGTGGCGCTGGCCGTCTGGCGGGTCGCCAGGCTGCGCTGAGCTGCCGCGCGGCACGCCGTACGATCGAGGAATGAGCACCCGGATCGCCTTCCTCAAGGGGCACGGGACCGAGAACGACTTCGTGATCGTCCCGGACCCCGAGAACGCCCTAGACCTCTCCCCGGCCCACGTCGCCGCCCTGTGCGACCGCCGCGCGGGCATCGGGGGCGACGGTGTGCTGCACGTCGTGCGCTCCGCGGCGCACCCCGAGGCCGGGCACATGGCCGCCGAGGCGGAGTGGTTCATGGACTACCGCAACGGCGACGGCTCCGTCGCCGAGATGTGCGGCAACGGCGTCCGTGTCTTCGCGCGCTACCTCCAGTACGCCGGACTCGTCACCGACGGCGACCTGGCGGTCGCCACGCGCGGGGGCGTGAAGCGCGTCCACCTTGCGAAGGACGGCGACGTCACGGTCGGCATGGGCAGGGCCCGCCTCCCCGAGGGCGACGTCACGGTGAGCGTCGGGGAGCGCAGCTGGCCCGCGCGCAACGTGAACATGGGCAACCCGCACGCCGTCGCCTTCGTGGACGACCTCGCGCACGCCGGCGCCCTGCTCTCCCCGCCGCCCTTCGGCCCGGCCGCCGCCTACCCGGACGGGGTCAACGTCGAGTTCGTCGTGTACCGCGGCCCGCGGCATGTCGCTCTGCGCGTGCACGAACGGGGCTCCGGCGAGACGCGCTCGTGCGGCACGGGCGCGTGCGCCGTCGCCGTGGCCGCCGCGCGCCGGGACGGCGCCGACCCGGCGGCCACCGGAACGCCCGTCACGTACACGGTCGACCTGCCGGGCGGACGCCTGGTGATCACCGAGCGACCCGACGGCGAGATCGAGATGACCGGGCCGGCCGTGATCGTCGCCACAGGTGAGATCGATGCCCAGTGGCTGGAAAACGCCGTTCGCTGACGCGGTCGAGGCTTGGCATCGGAGGTGGGGCACGGCCTGGAGTAGCCATGAAGGCCTCCCCGCCCCGATCACGGGTTTCGAATTCCCGATCGAGTTCAGTCACGGTGGCTCGAAATCGTAAACCTGCGATCCGTCGCTCGAATGGGTGATCCGTTTCACGCTCGACGAGAGGCGGTCAGTCGCGCGTGATGGGCTCGGTAGCATCAAGCACCGGCCCGGACGGGGGACGTTGAACCAGTCCCCTGAGCCGTGTCCGCCCTGGGACACCCCGTCCGCCGGTCCACGCAGCCGGAGGTGCCCATGAGTGCGGAGGCCACGAACCCTGCGACCCCAGGCCCGGTAACCCCGGCCACGCCCCGCAGGCGCAGCCTTCCCCGGATCGACCTGCGCCGCCTGGGCCGGGCCGCGCTGCTCGGCCCCGCCTCCCGCGGCCGGCTGCCCGACGCGATCAGCCATGTCGTCGAGGTGCATCGCGCGCATCACCCCGATGCCGACCTCGAAACCCTGCGCCGCGCCTATGTGCTCGCCGAGTCCTCGCACCGCGGGCAGATGCGCAAGAGCGGCGAGCCCTACATCACCCACCCTCTCGCGGTGACGTTGATCCTGGCCGAACTCGGCGCGGAGACCACCGCCTTGACGGCCTCGCTGCTCCACGACACCGTCGAGGACACCGATGTGACGCTCGATCAGGTCGGCGAGGAGTTCGGCGCCGAGGTGCGCTATCTCGTCGACGGCGTCACGAAGTTGGAAAAGGTCGACTACGGCGCGGCCGCCGAACCCGAGACGTTCCGCAAGATGCTCGTGGCCACCGGCAACGACGTCCGCGTGATGTCGATCAAACTCGCCGACCGGCTGCACAACATGCGCACTCTCGGCGTGATGCGCCCCGAGAAGCAGGCGCGCATCGCCAAGGTGACCCGCGACGTCCTCATCCCGCTCGCCGAACGCCTCGGCGTCCAGGCCCTCAAGACGGAGCTGGAAGACCTCGTCTTCGCGATCCTGCACCCCGAGGAGTACGCGCACACCCGCGAGCTGATCGCCGGCAACGCGGCGCAGGAGACCGACCCGCTCGCCGAGTTCTCCGACGTGATGCGCACGGTGCTGCGCGAGGCCGGCATCCAGGCCGAAGTCCTCATCAGGCCGCGGCACTTCGTCTCGGTCCACCGGGTCTCCCGCAAACGCGGCCGGCTGCGGGGCTGCGACTTCGGCCGGCTGCTGGTGCTGGTGAACGAGGACGCCGACTGCTACGCCGTGCTGGGCGAACTGCACACCTGTATGACGCCGGTCGTCTCGGAGTTCAAGGACTTCATCGCGGTTCCCAAGTTCAACCTGTACCAGTCGCTGCACACCGCGGTGGCCCGCGAGGACGGCCAGGTCGCGGAAGTCCTCATCCGCACGCACCAGATGCACAAGGTCGCCGAGGCCGGCGTCATCGCGCTCGGAAACCCCTACACGGCCTCCGCGGAGGAACAGACCGGCCCGGGCGCCCCCGCGTACGAGGAGCGCGTCGACCCCACCCGGCCCGGCTGGCTCTCCCGCCTCCTGGACTGGCAGGAAGCGGCGCCCGATCCCGACACCTTCTGGTCGACCCTGCGCGAGGACCTCGCCCAGGACCGCGAGATCACCGTCTACCGCCCCGACGGCGGGGCCCTCGGCCTGCCCGAAGGGGCCACCTGCGTGGACGCCGCCTACGCGCAGTACGGCGAAGACGCCCACGCCTGCATCGGCGCCCGGGTGAACGGCCGGCTGGCGACCCTCAGCACCGTCCTGCGGGACGGCGACACCGTCCAGCTCCTCATGGGCCAGGACCCCGCCTCGGAGCCCTCCCGGGAGTGGCTGGAGCACGCCCACACACCCGCCGCCCGGATCGCCATCCAGCGCTGGCTGACGACGCACCCCGCGCCCGCCGAGGACGACGCAGCCGAACCCGCCGCCGAGCCTGCCGCCGGGCCCGCTGCCGGACCCTCGCCCCGACCCGCCGAGACCGCGCCCCCCGCCCGGGCGACGGCCGAGACCGCGCCCCCCGCCCGGGCGACGGCCGATACCGCGCAGCCCGTCCGGTCGGCGACCGGTGCCGCCCCGGCGGACCCGTCCGCCCCGCGCCCAGGAGCCGCGATCACCGTCGTCGACCGGCCCGACGCGAACGTCCGGCTCGCCGGGTGCTGCACCCCGGTGCCGCTCGACGAGGTCACCGGCTTCTCGGTGCGCGGGGGAGTGGTCACCGTGCACCGCGTCGAGTGCGCCGCCGTGGCGCGCATGGCGGACGCGGGGCGCGAGGAGGTCGCCGTGCAGTGGGGCGACACCACCGGATGCCGGGTCACCCTGGTCGCCGAGTCGTTCGGACGCCCCCACCTGCTCGCCGACCTCACCGAGGCCATGGCACTCGAGGGCGCCGAGATCGTCTCCGCCACCGTCGAACCGCCGAGCCAGCAGCGGGTGCGGCACACCTACACCGTGCAACTGCCGGACGCGGCCCGCCTGCCCGCCCTCCTGCGGGCCATGCGCAACGTGCCCGGTGTGTACGACGTGGGGCGTGCGCAGCACCACGCGGCGGCCTCCTCCGGGACGAGGGCCCCCTCCGGGACGAGGTAGGTCCGCCCACGCGCGCGAGTCGCCGAGGCCGCGCGTGCGGGTCTGCCCACGCGCGCGTGAGCCACCCGTTCGAGTGGGCCGGGCGCGCGTCGCCGACGCGGCGCCCCCGCCCGCTGGTAGCGGTGGTGCATGCTGCTCACCCCCCGCGCCCGGCTGAAGTCCGCGCTGCTCGCCTCGGCCGTCTCCGTCTGCCTCGTCGCCGCGAGCGCGCCGGCGGCCCCGCTCGGCGTCGGCGACCGCCTCTTCCCGCACCTCGGCAACCCCGGATACGACGTCGCGTCGTACGACCTGTCCTTCACCTACTCCGGCGCCAACGACAAGCCGCTCCAGGCCGTCACCGTCATCAACGCCTGGACCACCGCCGCCCTGGACCGGATCAACCTCGACTTCGCGCACGGCAAGGTCGACTCGGTCGAGGTGG
It includes:
- the miaB gene encoding tRNA (N6-isopentenyl adenosine(37)-C2)-methylthiotransferase MiaB; its protein translation is MTSSSDRSLAVDAPAPKSYEIRTYGCQMNVHDSERLSGLLEEAGYVRAPDGSDGDADVVVFNTCAVRENADNRLYGNLGRLAPRKASRPGMQIAVGGCLAQKDRDTIVKKAPWVDVVFGTHNIGKLPVLLERARVQEEAQVEIAESLEAFPSTLPTRRESAYAAWVSISVGCNNTCTFCIVPALRGKEKDRRTGDILAEIEALVGEGVSEITLLGQNVNAYGSDIGDREAFSKLLRACGTVEGLERVRFTSPHPRDFTDDVIAAMAETPNVMPQLHMPLQSGSDTVLKAMRRSYRQERYLGIIEKVRASIPHAAITTDIIVGFPGETEEDFEQTLHAVREARFAQAFTFQYSKRPGTPAATMEDQIPKEVVQARYERLVALQEEISWEENKKQVGRTLELMVAEGEGRKDGATHRLSGRAPDNRLVHFTKPEQEVRPGDVVTVEITYAAPHHLLAEGAVLEVRRTRAGDAWEKRTAEKAAKPAGVMLGLPKVGAPDPVPTAVASGCGCD
- the miaA gene encoding tRNA (adenosine(37)-N6)-dimethylallyltransferase MiaA → MSSAPPAPRVIAVVGPTAAGKSDLGVFLAQRLGGEVVNADSMQLYRGMDIGTAKLTAEERGGVPHHLLDVWDVTVTASVAEYQRLARERIDALLAEGRWPILVGGSGLYVRGAVDNLEFPGTDPQVRSRLEEELTLRGSGALHARLAAADPEAAQAILPGNGRRIVRALEVIEITGKPFTANLPGHDSVYDTVQIGVDVARPELDERIARRVDRMWDAGLVEEVRALEARGLREGRTASRALGYQQVLTALSGECTQDEARAETVRATKRFARRQDSWFRRDPRVHWLSGAAADLAELPESALAFVERPVTA
- a CDS encoding response regulator transcription factor, producing MPPTRVLLADDHTLVRRGVRLILDGEPDLTVVAEAGDGAEAVERARAGDVDLAVLDVAMPRMTGLQAARELSRRLPDLPILILTMYDNEQYFFEALKAGAGGYVLKSVADRDLVEACRAVVRDEPFIYPGAERALVRSYLDRLHRGDDVGGLPERPITEREEEILKLVAEGHTSREIGALLFISAKTVERHRANLLQKLGMRDRLELTRYAIRAGLIDP
- a CDS encoding MazG nucleotide pyrophosphohydrolase domain-containing protein → MSSSPADLVREFHRAFGLDARSTPTQVSPALAAHRGELLAEEAAEVAEVSVSGPLDRLAHELADVVYVAYGTALVHGIDLDAVLAEIHRSNMTKRGPDGRIARRPDGKVLKGDHYEVPDVSEVLRRQGWTGSADGSGSGTSNGA
- a CDS encoding antitoxin, which gives rise to MRLLDSLKAKLTPAKGKVSDLAHQHGDKIQHGIDKAAHVVDEKTKGKYSDRIHTGTGKAKGAMDRLAHKDGSAGGGDTFTPPNTPPPAS
- a CDS encoding RelA/SpoT family protein, whose product is MSAEATNPATPGPVTPATPRRRSLPRIDLRRLGRAALLGPASRGRLPDAISHVVEVHRAHHPDADLETLRRAYVLAESSHRGQMRKSGEPYITHPLAVTLILAELGAETTALTASLLHDTVEDTDVTLDQVGEEFGAEVRYLVDGVTKLEKVDYGAAAEPETFRKMLVATGNDVRVMSIKLADRLHNMRTLGVMRPEKQARIAKVTRDVLIPLAERLGVQALKTELEDLVFAILHPEEYAHTRELIAGNAAQETDPLAEFSDVMRTVLREAGIQAEVLIRPRHFVSVHRVSRKRGRLRGCDFGRLLVLVNEDADCYAVLGELHTCMTPVVSEFKDFIAVPKFNLYQSLHTAVAREDGQVAEVLIRTHQMHKVAEAGVIALGNPYTASAEEQTGPGAPAYEERVDPTRPGWLSRLLDWQEAAPDPDTFWSTLREDLAQDREITVYRPDGGALGLPEGATCVDAAYAQYGEDAHACIGARVNGRLATLSTVLRDGDTVQLLMGQDPASEPSREWLEHAHTPAARIAIQRWLTTHPAPAEDDAAEPAAEPAAGPAAGPSPRPAETAPPARATAETAPPARATADTAQPVRSATGAAPADPSAPRPGAAITVVDRPDANVRLAGCCTPVPLDEVTGFSVRGGVVTVHRVECAAVARMADAGREEVAVQWGDTTGCRVTLVAESFGRPHLLADLTEAMALEGAEIVSATVEPPSQQRVRHTYTVQLPDAARLPALLRAMRNVPGVYDVGRAQHHAAASSGTRAPSGTR
- the dapF gene encoding diaminopimelate epimerase, with amino-acid sequence MSTRIAFLKGHGTENDFVIVPDPENALDLSPAHVAALCDRRAGIGGDGVLHVVRSAAHPEAGHMAAEAEWFMDYRNGDGSVAEMCGNGVRVFARYLQYAGLVTDGDLAVATRGGVKRVHLAKDGDVTVGMGRARLPEGDVTVSVGERSWPARNVNMGNPHAVAFVDDLAHAGALLSPPPFGPAAAYPDGVNVEFVVYRGPRHVALRVHERGSGETRSCGTGACAVAVAAARRDGADPAATGTPVTYTVDLPGGRLVITERPDGEIEMTGPAVIVATGEIDAQWLENAVR